One Phocaeicola dorei genomic region harbors:
- the rsmH gene encoding 16S rRNA (cytosine(1402)-N(4))-methyltransferase RsmH, with protein sequence MSEAKQIYHIPVLLNESVDGMNIQPGGIYVDATFGGGGHSKEILSRLDSTAHLYSFDQDEDAEKNIVSDSRFTFVRSNFRYLSNFLRYYDVEEVDAILADLGVSSHHFDDSERGFSFRFEGKLDMRMNKRAGMTAADVVNTYDEERLANIFYLYGELKNSHKLASTIVKARGVKQIITIGDFLEVIKPLFGREREKKELAKVFQALRIEVNQEMEALKEMLYAAAKALKPGGRLVVITYHSLEDRMVKNIMKTGNIEGKAEQDFFGNVQTPFKLVNSKVIVAGNEEVTCNPRSRSAKLRIAEKR encoded by the coding sequence ATGAGTGAAGCAAAACAGATATATCATATACCGGTATTATTAAACGAGAGCGTAGACGGAATGAACATTCAACCCGGAGGTATTTATGTAGACGCCACTTTCGGTGGCGGAGGACATTCCAAGGAAATTCTAAGCCGGCTGGATAGCACCGCGCATCTATATAGTTTTGACCAAGATGAAGATGCCGAGAAAAATATTGTAAGCGACAGCCGCTTCACTTTTGTGCGTAGTAACTTCCGCTACCTTTCCAACTTTCTGCGTTATTATGACGTGGAAGAGGTAGATGCCATTTTGGCCGATCTAGGAGTTTCCTCACATCACTTTGACGACTCCGAACGCGGATTCTCATTCCGTTTCGAGGGCAAATTGGACATGCGGATGAACAAACGTGCAGGCATGACAGCAGCAGATGTGGTGAATACCTATGACGAAGAACGTTTGGCTAATATTTTCTATTTATATGGTGAATTAAAGAACAGCCACAAACTGGCATCAACCATCGTTAAAGCACGAGGGGTAAAACAAATTATCACCATCGGTGATTTTCTTGAAGTCATCAAACCGCTTTTTGGGCGGGAACGTGAAAAAAAAGAACTCGCAAAGGTGTTCCAAGCTTTACGTATAGAGGTAAATCAGGAAATGGAAGCATTGAAAGAAATGCTTTATGCAGCAGCCAAAGCACTGAAACCGGGAGGCAGACTGGTAGTAATCACCTATCATTCCTTAGAGGACCGCATGGTAAAAAATATCATGAAAACCGGAAACATAGAAGGCAAGGCCGAACAGGATTTCTTTGGTAATGTACAGACACCTTTCAAATTAGTCAACAGCAAAGTTATTGTTGCCGGCAACGAAGAAGTGACATGCAATCCGCGCTCCCGAAGCGCCAAGTTGAGAATTGCAGAAAAGAGATAA
- a CDS encoding deoxyguanosinetriphosphate triphosphohydrolase gives MNWKQLISNKRFGMEELHEARKDDRSEFQRDYDRLIFSAPFRRLQNKTQVFPLPGSVFVHNRLTHSLEVSCVGRSLGNDVANQLLKKHPDLVDSHISEIGSIVSAACLAHDLGNPPFGHSGEKAISTYFSEGQGMALKKELSPMEWDDLTHFEGNANAFRILTHQFEGRRKGGFVMTYSTLASIVKYPFSSQLAGKKSKFGFFLSEEADYQKIARELGIIQLSKPDEPLRYARHPLVYLVEAADDICYQMMDIEDAHKLKLLTHDETKGLYMLFFDEKRKKRIEEVCRIVTDVNEQIAYLRSSVIGALIKECTRVFTENEKKILAGEFEGALIKHICSPLKEAYENCSAIALQRIYRSSDVLDIELAGFRVISTLIDLMINAVRSPEKAYSQLLINRVSGQYNVNAPTLYGKIQAVLDYISGMTDVYALDLYRKIKGNSLPAV, from the coding sequence ATGAACTGGAAACAATTAATATCAAATAAACGCTTCGGCATGGAAGAACTGCACGAGGCCCGTAAAGATGACCGTTCCGAATTCCAACGCGATTATGACCGTCTCATCTTCTCAGCACCTTTTCGCCGTTTGCAAAACAAAACTCAAGTATTTCCTTTACCGGGTAGCGTATTCGTACACAACCGGTTGACTCACAGCCTTGAGGTGTCTTGTGTAGGACGTTCTTTAGGAAACGATGTCGCCAACCAGCTTCTGAAAAAGCACCCAGACTTGGTCGACTCCCATATATCGGAAATAGGTTCTATCGTTTCAGCCGCATGTCTGGCACACGATCTGGGAAACCCACCTTTCGGCCATTCGGGAGAAAAAGCCATTTCAACTTACTTCTCGGAAGGACAAGGAATGGCATTGAAAAAAGAACTTTCACCGATGGAATGGGATGATTTAACCCACTTCGAAGGAAATGCCAATGCATTCCGCATCCTTACCCACCAATTTGAAGGAAGACGGAAAGGAGGATTCGTAATGACCTACTCCACATTGGCGTCCATCGTAAAATATCCTTTTTCCTCACAATTGGCAGGAAAGAAATCAAAATTCGGTTTCTTCTTAAGCGAAGAGGCTGATTATCAGAAAATAGCCAGAGAATTAGGCATCATCCAGCTCAGCAAGCCGGATGAGCCTTTACGCTACGCACGCCATCCGTTAGTCTACCTGGTAGAAGCCGCGGATGATATTTGTTATCAGATGATGGACATAGAAGACGCGCATAAATTAAAACTTCTGACACATGATGAAACCAAAGGACTGTATATGCTGTTCTTTGATGAGAAAAGAAAAAAACGCATTGAAGAAGTTTGCCGGATTGTAACAGACGTCAATGAACAGATAGCTTATTTACGTTCTTCGGTCATCGGTGCACTAATAAAGGAATGCACAAGAGTATTTACTGAAAATGAAAAAAAGATATTAGCCGGGGAGTTTGAAGGCGCACTGATAAAGCACATTTGCAGTCCATTGAAAGAGGCCTATGAGAATTGTTCTGCAATTGCCTTGCAAAGAATCTATCGTTCCAGTGATGTACTGGACATAGAATTGGCAGGGTTCAGAGTTATCAGTACCTTGATTGACCTGATGATCAATGCAGTGCGCTCTCCGGAAAAAGCGTATTCACAACTACTGATCAATCGCGTATCCGGACAGTACAATGTCAACGCACCTACTTTATATGGAAAAATTCAAGCTGTGCTGGATTACATATCGGGCATGACAGACGTATATGCGCTCGACCTCTACCGGAAGATCAAAGGCAACAGTCTGCCGGCAGTATAA
- a CDS encoding 1-acyl-sn-glycerol-3-phosphate acyltransferase: protein MTDDSIFLIDIEKILKTKAGKKYKYIPRFVVSYLKRIVHQDELNVFLKDSKNKVGVDFLEACMEFLDAKVEIKGLENLPENGKCTFVSNHPLGGQDGVALGYILGKHYNGNVRYLVNDLLMNLHGLAPLCIPINKTGSQSRDFPKMVEAGFASDNHIIMFPAGLCSRRQGGEIKDLEWKKTFVTKSIETHRDVVPLHFEGRNSDFFYNLANICKALGIKFNIAMLYLADEMLKNRHKTFTLTIGKPIPWQTFDKTKTPAQWAQFVKDVVYKL from the coding sequence ATGACTGACGACTCTATATTTTTAATCGACATAGAAAAGATATTGAAAACGAAAGCCGGGAAAAAATATAAATATATTCCCCGTTTTGTCGTTTCGTACCTGAAGCGTATTGTGCATCAGGATGAACTGAATGTCTTTTTAAAAGACTCCAAAAATAAAGTCGGAGTTGACTTTCTGGAAGCTTGTATGGAGTTCCTAGATGCAAAAGTGGAGATAAAAGGTTTGGAAAACTTGCCTGAAAACGGTAAATGTACTTTTGTTAGCAATCACCCGCTGGGAGGACAGGATGGAGTTGCTTTGGGGTATATATTGGGAAAACATTACAATGGTAATGTACGCTATTTGGTCAATGATTTGTTGATGAATTTGCATGGTTTGGCTCCTTTGTGTATTCCTATCAATAAAACAGGCTCGCAATCCAGGGATTTCCCAAAGATGGTAGAGGCAGGGTTTGCCTCGGATAATCATATCATTATGTTTCCTGCGGGGTTATGTTCCCGTAGACAGGGTGGGGAAATCAAGGATTTGGAATGGAAAAAGACATTTGTCACTAAAAGTATTGAAACGCATCGTGATGTGGTACCTTTGCACTTTGAGGGCCGGAATTCAGACTTTTTCTATAATTTGGCAAATATATGTAAGGCCCTTGGCATTAAGTTTAATATTGCTATGCTTTACTTGGCAGATGAAATGTTGAAAAATCGTCATAAAACCTTTACCTTGACCATTGGAAAACCCATTCCTTGGCAAACTTTCGACAAGACAAAGACCCCGGCTCAGTGGGCGCAGTTTGTAAAAGATGTAGTCTACAAGCTATAA
- a CDS encoding DUF4292 domain-containing protein — protein sequence MMKRVCFYLFSALLIIFISSCSSTRSMKKGVSIGNLSESEYMEELISRSPGWDAITAKMSLAVDLNGKGPTKVNGTLRMKRDEVIQLSIAPFLGIEVARAEISPDGVLVMDRMNKRYVQVPFDELKNLAKADLDFHTLQALFMNEIFLPGKKVLTVRDISSFAVRPENENALIEVKNGKHFAYRFRTNTNDGLLKESHIGLSGTRYGINWRYDKFRPLEQKQFPASMTVSFEGAKQPVTAVFELSRLSTNKDWESHTEVPQKYEKIELQDLLKQLIK from the coding sequence ATGATGAAACGTGTCTGTTTTTATTTGTTTAGTGCTTTGCTGATTATATTTATTTCTTCATGTTCATCTACCCGGAGTATGAAGAAAGGGGTATCTATTGGCAATTTATCCGAGTCGGAATATATGGAAGAGCTGATTAGCCGTTCTCCGGGATGGGATGCAATTACTGCGAAAATGTCATTGGCCGTTGACTTGAACGGTAAAGGACCGACTAAAGTAAATGGTACGTTGCGCATGAAACGTGATGAAGTAATCCAGCTTTCTATCGCTCCATTTTTGGGTATTGAAGTGGCACGTGCTGAAATATCTCCGGACGGAGTTTTAGTGATGGATCGTATGAACAAACGTTATGTACAAGTCCCTTTTGATGAATTGAAAAATCTGGCAAAGGCTGATTTGGATTTTCATACTTTGCAGGCCTTGTTTATGAATGAAATTTTTCTTCCGGGAAAAAAGGTGCTGACTGTCCGTGATATTTCGTCCTTTGCTGTGCGTCCTGAAAACGAAAATGCATTAATAGAAGTAAAAAACGGCAAACATTTCGCCTACCGTTTTCGTACCAATACAAATGATGGGCTGCTGAAAGAAAGTCATATCGGCTTGTCCGGTACCCGGTACGGGATAAATTGGCGTTATGATAAGTTTCGTCCGTTGGAGCAGAAACAATTTCCGGCGTCTATGACAGTGTCTTTTGAAGGAGCGAAGCAACCGGTTACGGCAGTGTTCGAACTTTCCCGACTTTCTACAAACAAAGATTGGGAAAGTCACACTGAAGTGCCTCAAAAATACGAAAAGATAGAATTGCAAGATTTGCTAAAACAGCTTATTAAATAA
- a CDS encoding GNAT family N-acetyltransferase produces the protein MEEIIAPISKEILKAELSEDKRLRFTNKSHNEIYVITHQDSPNVMKEIGRLREIAFRAAGGGTGKAMDIDEYDVMENPYKQLVVWNPEAEEILGGYRYLLGDEVQFDEHGKPLLATAHMFNFSEVFLKKYLPYTVELGRSFVTLEYQSTRAGSKGLFALDNLWDGLGALTVIKPNVKYFFGKMTMYPSYHRQGRDMILYFLNKHFGDKDKLITPMKPLEIETDKKMLENLFCYDSFKEDYKILNTEVRKLGYNIPPLVNAYMSLSPTMRMFGTAINYGFGDVEETGILIAVNEILEDKRVRHIESFVKQHPEALKITSGAHPILTK, from the coding sequence ATGGAAGAAATTATTGCACCGATTAGCAAAGAGATTCTCAAGGCGGAACTTTCCGAGGATAAACGCCTGAGGTTTACGAATAAAAGTCATAATGAAATTTATGTCATTACGCATCAGGATTCGCCAAATGTGATGAAGGAGATTGGCCGGTTAAGGGAAATAGCCTTTCGTGCTGCAGGTGGCGGAACAGGAAAGGCGATGGATATCGATGAATATGACGTGATGGAAAATCCCTATAAGCAATTAGTTGTATGGAATCCTGAAGCGGAGGAGATTTTGGGAGGCTATCGTTATCTCTTGGGGGATGAGGTGCAATTTGATGAACATGGAAAGCCTTTGCTGGCTACTGCTCACATGTTTAATTTCTCGGAAGTTTTTTTGAAAAAATATTTGCCTTATACGGTGGAGTTGGGGCGTTCGTTCGTTACATTAGAGTACCAGTCAACCCGTGCCGGTTCCAAGGGATTGTTTGCTTTGGATAATTTGTGGGATGGTTTGGGTGCATTAACCGTGATTAAGCCTAATGTGAAATATTTTTTTGGTAAGATGACTATGTATCCTAGTTATCATCGTCAGGGGCGTGATATGATATTATACTTCCTGAATAAACATTTTGGTGATAAAGATAAGTTGATAACTCCGATGAAACCGCTGGAAATAGAAACAGATAAGAAAATGTTGGAAAATCTTTTCTGTTATGATTCTTTTAAAGAAGACTACAAGATTTTGAATACGGAAGTGCGTAAGCTGGGATATAATATTCCTCCTTTGGTCAACGCATACATGAGTCTGTCTCCTACGATGCGTATGTTTGGAACAGCGATTAATTATGGATTCGGAGATGTGGAGGAAACCGGAATTCTGATTGCGGTAAATGAAATCCTGGAAGACAAACGGGTGCGCCATATCGAATCGTTTGTAAAGCAACATCCTGAAGCTTTGAAAATAACTTCAGGCGCTCATCCCATACTGACCAAATAA
- the dut gene encoding dUTP diphosphatase — translation MKIQVINKSKHALPEYATGQSAGMDIRANLDEPIVLKPLQRCLVPTGLYIALPEGFEAQIRPRSGLAIKKGIGVLNSPGTIDADYRGEICIILVNLSSEDFMIEDGERIAQMVVARHEHAEWQEVEVLDETERGAGGFGHTGKK, via the coding sequence ATGAAAATACAGGTAATCAATAAATCAAAACATGCTTTACCCGAGTATGCTACCGGGCAATCGGCAGGGATGGATATCCGTGCTAATCTTGACGAACCGATTGTGCTGAAACCCTTGCAACGTTGTTTGGTTCCTACGGGACTTTATATCGCATTGCCTGAAGGTTTTGAAGCGCAAATCCGTCCACGTAGCGGGCTGGCTATTAAGAAAGGCATCGGAGTCCTGAATTCTCCGGGCACAATTGATGCCGATTATCGTGGTGAAATTTGTATTATCCTGGTCAATTTGTCATCTGAGGATTTTATGATAGAAGATGGGGAGCGCATTGCGCAAATGGTTGTAGCCCGTCACGAACATGCCGAATGGCAGGAAGTGGAGGTGTTGGACGAAACGGAACGTGGTGCAGGTGGCTTTGGACATACCGGAAAAAAGTAA
- a CDS encoding tetratricopeptide repeat protein, whose protein sequence is MNRRLKYVPMLCVCLIGMLVSCGTVKRTSGVSGNKTVVEEKDPLTPEQRRKYDYFFLEALRMKEKGDLDAAFEMYSHCLDIYPQGAATLFEISRFHMFLNQPEKGEEALKKAVDADPKSFWYKQTLAAYYQGKGNYPKAIYVYEDMASQFPSRLEPLMALIDLYTRTKDYQQVVNTLNRLEALDGKSEQISMEKFRMYLAMNNDQQAFTEIENLAKEYPYDMRYLTILGDVYLNNGKEEEAYETYQKVLKEEPGYAPALLSMASYYEKKGQDSLYQVQLDTILLNDNVDSDTKMNIMRQLILRSEQTNKDSTKIAGLFTSILKEKQENADIAMLAAQYLLTKKMDKEATPVLHQVLEIDPENTPARLQLLSFAIREQNMDEVIKLCAPALEYTPDVLEFYYYMGLAYHQKEKTDEALEVFKKGVNQVTDKSNKDIVSDFYAIMGDLYHIKKMNVEAYAAYDSALVYKENNIGALNNYAYYLSVERKNLDKAEEMSYRTVKAEPTNGTYLDTYAWILFEKGKYVEAKIYIDQAMQNDGSKSSVVVEHCGDIYYMNGDREKALEYWQQAEKLSKEPPQEGSEERSEKELNLLRKKIVQKKYFAE, encoded by the coding sequence ATGAATAGAAGATTGAAATATGTGCCCATGCTATGTGTATGTCTGATAGGCATGCTTGTTTCATGCGGTACGGTGAAGAGAACTTCCGGGGTGTCCGGAAATAAAACTGTTGTGGAGGAAAAGGATCCGCTTACTCCGGAGCAACGTCGTAAATACGACTATTTCTTTTTGGAAGCGCTCCGGATGAAAGAAAAAGGTGACTTGGATGCGGCTTTCGAAATGTATAGTCACTGTTTGGACATTTATCCACAAGGAGCTGCTACTTTGTTCGAGATTTCCCGGTTCCATATGTTTCTCAATCAGCCGGAAAAAGGGGAGGAGGCTTTGAAGAAGGCAGTGGATGCCGACCCTAAGAGTTTTTGGTACAAGCAAACTTTGGCAGCCTATTATCAAGGTAAGGGAAATTACCCGAAAGCCATTTATGTTTATGAGGATATGGCGAGTCAGTTCCCCTCACGTCTGGAACCGTTGATGGCTTTGATTGATCTCTATACCCGTACCAAGGATTATCAGCAGGTAGTTAATACATTGAACCGCCTTGAAGCCTTGGATGGGAAGTCTGAACAAATCAGCATGGAGAAATTCCGCATGTATCTGGCCATGAACAATGATCAGCAGGCATTTACGGAGATTGAGAATTTGGCGAAAGAATATCCATATGACATGCGTTATCTTACCATTTTGGGAGATGTCTATCTGAACAACGGTAAGGAAGAAGAAGCATACGAAACTTATCAGAAAGTATTGAAGGAAGAACCGGGCTATGCGCCGGCGTTGCTTTCTATGGCTTCTTATTACGAGAAAAAAGGGCAGGATAGTTTGTATCAGGTACAGTTGGATACTATTTTGCTGAATGATAATGTGGATAGCGATACAAAGATGAACATTATGCGCCAGCTTATTCTGCGTTCTGAGCAAACAAACAAGGACAGTACGAAAATAGCAGGCCTGTTTACTTCTATATTGAAGGAAAAACAAGAGAATGCAGATATCGCTATGTTGGCGGCCCAATATCTTCTGACGAAAAAGATGGATAAAGAGGCAACCCCTGTTTTGCACCAAGTGCTTGAAATTGATCCGGAAAATACGCCGGCACGCTTGCAGCTGTTGAGCTTTGCCATTCGTGAGCAGAATATGGATGAAGTAATCAAATTATGTGCTCCTGCTTTGGAATATACTCCGGATGTATTGGAATTCTACTATTATATGGGATTGGCCTATCATCAGAAGGAGAAAACAGACGAGGCATTGGAGGTTTTTAAAAAAGGAGTGAATCAAGTAACAGATAAAAGCAATAAGGATATCGTTTCTGATTTCTATGCCATTATGGGGGATCTTTATCATATAAAGAAGATGAATGTGGAGGCATATGCCGCATACGATTCCGCTTTGGTTTATAAGGAAAACAATATAGGGGCCTTGAATAATTATGCCTATTACCTGTCTGTAGAGCGTAAAAACCTGGATAAAGCGGAAGAAATGAGTTACCGTACCGTAAAGGCCGAACCTACCAATGGTACGTATCTGGATACCTATGCCTGGATACTTTTTGAGAAAGGTAAATATGTAGAAGCAAAAATTTACATTGACCAGGCTATGCAGAATGATGGAAGTAAAAGTTCCGTTGTTGTAGAGCATTGTGGAGATATTTACTACATGAATGGAGATCGTGAAAAGGCTTTGGAATATTGGCAACAAGCGGAAAAATTATCCAAGGAGCCTCCTCAAGAAGGTAGTGAAGAACGTAGTGAAAAGGAATTGAACTTATTGAGAAAGAAGATTGTACAAAAGAAATACTTTGCAGAATGA
- the mraZ gene encoding division/cell wall cluster transcriptional repressor MraZ codes for MRFLGNSEAKTDAKGRVFLPAVFRKQLQAASQECLILRKDTYQDCLVLYPENVWNEQMNELRCKLNRWNSKHQMIFRQFVSDVEVITLDGNGRFLIPKRYLKLAKIQQDVRFIGLDDTIEIWSKELADKPFITPEDFGKELEEIMGTNNNVEIE; via the coding sequence ATGCGATTTCTTGGGAATTCTGAAGCAAAGACGGACGCAAAAGGCAGAGTGTTCCTGCCTGCCGTATTTAGGAAGCAGTTACAAGCTGCCTCCCAAGAATGCTTGATTTTACGCAAAGACACCTACCAAGACTGTCTGGTTCTTTACCCCGAAAATGTGTGGAACGAACAAATGAATGAACTACGTTGTAAGCTCAATCGTTGGAATTCCAAACACCAAATGATTTTCCGTCAGTTCGTTTCGGATGTAGAAGTTATCACATTGGATGGAAACGGGCGCTTTCTGATTCCAAAACGATATTTGAAATTAGCTAAAATACAGCAAGATGTACGCTTTATCGGATTGGACGACACTATAGAAATCTGGTCTAAAGAACTAGCAGACAAACCCTTCATCACGCCGGAGGACTTTGGAAAAGAATTGGAAGAAATTATGGGAACTAATAACAACGTAGAAATAGAATGA
- a CDS encoding FtsL-like putative cell division protein produces the protein MEEELKQNAQQPKDGQSASPKHMSIRSILGGDILANDFFKRQTRLLILIMILTVLYIDNRYSSQQELIEIDKLKKDLIDIKYDALTRSSELMEKSRQSRIEEYISTEDSPLQTATNRPYLIKKD, from the coding sequence ATGGAAGAAGAACTGAAACAAAATGCACAACAACCTAAAGACGGACAATCTGCTTCGCCCAAGCACATGTCTATCCGCAGCATATTGGGAGGAGATATCCTTGCAAACGACTTCTTCAAAAGACAAACCCGTTTGCTGATTCTCATCATGATCCTGACTGTACTATACATAGACAACCGTTATAGCAGTCAACAGGAACTCATTGAAATTGATAAGTTGAAAAAAGATTTGATCGATATCAAATACGATGCATTGACACGTTCTTCCGAACTGATGGAAAAGAGCCGCCAATCACGTATTGAAGAATATATTTCGACGGAAGACAGCCCCTTACAAACGGCTACCAACCGTCCTTATTTAATAAAGAAAGACTAA